A section of the Chelmon rostratus isolate fCheRos1 chromosome 16, fCheRos1.pri, whole genome shotgun sequence genome encodes:
- the abrab gene encoding actin binding Rho activating protein b encodes MSEKQAGKASQRKASTNKNIKKLRTISMVCGLTSSWQQWVTDNERKQASEPSGWAPSSLGGPTQEPKRTWVPKKRPPTQTQPTEASQNHTICSGEAQKTITPHKETQDASKAKEAKTSGVPPVASRIKVKQVVKTVTSGVQEKGAGVGLLTEKIKRESLPSDEEIDRLLKKKSSPTRRRKCSNMVSSLTKSWKQVEKEQKHGKEGGGPGEGGDKDVSEAETARRDTEDAQAQRMSSIEDAEQKDSDGDSESAVKIKRSTVSLYKKEAEDANKISVLSKKYSAVGNLKSRWQNWASEHTVNQKLNPFSEYFDYEYSMSLRLQRGQEGYGRPKEGTQTAERAKRAEQHIHREIDDMCYVIRTMADPDPDGKTRVTFGQLFDRYVRISDKVVGILMRARKHGKVAFEGEMLWQGQDDGVIITLLV; translated from the exons ATGTCTGAAAAACAGGCCGGCAAAGCTTCCCAAAGGAAAGCGTCCACCAACAAGAACATCAAGAAGCTGCGCACTATCAGCATGGTGTGCGGCCTGACGAGCAGCTGGCAGCAGTGGGTGACGGATAATGAGAGGAAGCAGGCCAGTGAGCCCAGTGGCTGGGCTCCGTCTTCGCTGGGAGGACCAACACAGGAGCCCAAAAGGACCTGGGTGCCAAAGAAGCGTCCTCCCACTCAGACCCAGCCAACAGAAGCCTCCCAAAATCACACCATCTGTTCCGGAGAGGCTCAGAAGACCATAACTCCTCACAAGGAGACCCAGGATGCATCCAAGGCCAAGGAGGCGAAGACCTCGGGCGTGCCACCGGTTGCATCTCGCATCAAGGTAAAGCAAGTGGTGAAGACGGTGACCAGCGGGGTTCAGGAGAAAGGCGCCGGCGTGGGCCTCCTGACCGAGAAGATCAAGAGGGAGTCTCTGCCGTCGGATGAGGAGATCGACAggctgctgaagaagaaaagctCGCCGACGCGCCGCAGAAAATGCTCCAACATGGTGTCGTCTCTGACGAAGAGCTGGAAGCAGGTGGAGAAAGAGCAGAAGCACGGGAAAGAGGGGGGAGGACCAGGAGAGGGTGGTGATAAAGACGTCAGCGAGGCTGAGACGGCGAGACGGGACACAGAGGATGCTCAGGCGCAAAGGATGAGCTCCATAGAAGACGCAGAGCAAAAAGACTCTGATGGAGACTCTGAGTCGGCAGTGAAGATTAAAAGATCCACAGTGTCATT GTACAAAAAGGAAGCTGAGGATGCCAACAAGATCAGCGTCCTCTCCAAAAAGTACAGCGCTGTGGGAAACCTCAAGAGCCGCTGGCAGAACTGGGCCTCAGAGCACACCGTGAACCAGAAACTAAACCCCTTCAGTGAGTACTTTGACTATGAATACTCGATGTCCCTCCGCCTCCAGAGGGGCCAAGAGGGGTACGGACGGCCAAAGGAGGGTACCCAGACAGCGGAGAGAGCCAAACGCGCCGAGCAGCACATCCACCGCGAGATAGACGACATGTGCTACGTGATCAGGACTATGGCTGACCCGGACCCGGACGGAAAGACCCGCGTCACGTTCGGGCAGCTGTTCGACAGGTACGTCCGGATCTCCGATAAGGTGGTGGGCATCCTGATGAGAGCCAGGAAGCACGGGAAGGTGGCGTTCGAGGGCGAGATGCTGTGGCAGGGCCAGGACGACGGCGTGATCATTACTCTGCTGGTGTGA